A window of Phycisphaerales bacterium contains these coding sequences:
- the asnB gene encoding asparagine synthase (glutamine-hydrolyzing), producing MCGIVGLIDHGHQFDDRALGALVVRMRDRLTHRGPDDAGLLLEPRLRLALGHRRLSIVDLTDAGAQPMTSACGRYTIVYNGEIYNTDELRAGLPHVRWRGHSDTEALLEHLARRGPEGVADLNGMFAFALLDRQRDELILARDRFGQKPLYYTCGDHWFACASELSALRAIPWFDASIDSAALATYLLLQYVHQPMSIHPGTLKLPPGCWMRVQLGLQPRAGQPQRYFDWSPDDGAERLDGVRDVASLLDELDALLTRAVRRRLVSDVPLGVLLSGGVDSALIASAMRRCIDGPVRSFSIGFDESAESEHEEARHAAAQLGTIHTDDVLKPDVLDLLPTVVERLDEPLGDSSCLPTWLLARLARRDVKVVLSGDGGDELFGGYQRYAETLREQANLAHRLRYVASRRQRWNPADAYCSPRFWMFMPEQIGAWMGVMPLTALDVANAMREDMSGAAPLVHRMRRLDVHTYLPGAVLAKVDRMTMAHGLEARSPFLDPDVAAFAARLPSRLAGTAQRLKPMLRDLLARRLPAEWAQRPKKGFGLPSASWSRSSMIDLCDELLLAGDGRCRGLLDCKALSGWVNAQRRPESFSVYQVWTMLVLELWLRRLDDQPAPPSVQTVTLAQPVSR from the coding sequence ATGTGCGGCATCGTCGGCCTGATTGATCACGGCCACCAGTTTGACGATCGCGCTCTGGGCGCGCTGGTCGTGCGCATGCGCGATCGTCTGACCCATCGCGGGCCGGATGATGCCGGGTTGTTGCTCGAGCCGCGGCTGCGCCTCGCGCTGGGTCATCGCCGGCTGAGCATCGTCGATCTCACCGACGCGGGCGCCCAGCCGATGACCAGCGCCTGCGGGCGCTACACCATCGTGTACAACGGCGAAATCTACAACACCGATGAACTCCGGGCCGGCCTGCCGCACGTCCGCTGGCGCGGCCACAGCGACACCGAAGCGCTCCTTGAACACCTGGCCCGCCGCGGCCCCGAGGGTGTCGCCGACCTCAACGGCATGTTCGCCTTCGCCTTGCTCGATCGCCAGCGCGATGAACTCATCCTCGCGCGCGATCGCTTCGGCCAGAAGCCGCTGTACTACACCTGCGGCGACCACTGGTTTGCCTGCGCATCAGAACTCTCGGCGCTGCGAGCGATTCCCTGGTTTGACGCCTCGATCGATTCCGCGGCGCTGGCCACGTACCTGCTGCTCCAGTACGTGCACCAGCCGATGTCAATCCACCCCGGCACGCTGAAACTCCCGCCCGGCTGCTGGATGCGTGTGCAACTCGGATTGCAACCCCGCGCCGGCCAGCCGCAGCGCTACTTCGACTGGTCACCCGACGACGGCGCCGAGCGGCTCGACGGCGTGCGCGATGTGGCCAGTCTGCTCGATGAACTCGATGCGCTGCTCACCCGTGCCGTGCGCCGCCGGCTGGTGAGCGATGTGCCCCTGGGCGTGCTGCTCAGCGGAGGCGTGGATTCGGCCCTGATCGCCTCGGCCATGCGCCGCTGCATCGATGGACCGGTGCGATCGTTCAGCATCGGCTTCGACGAAAGCGCCGAGAGCGAGCATGAAGAAGCGCGCCACGCCGCCGCGCAGCTCGGCACGATCCACACCGACGACGTGCTCAAACCCGATGTGCTCGATCTGCTGCCGACCGTGGTCGAACGCCTCGACGAGCCGCTGGGCGACAGCAGTTGCCTGCCGACCTGGCTTCTGGCGCGCCTGGCCAGGCGCGATGTCAAGGTCGTGCTCAGCGGCGACGGCGGCGATGAACTCTTCGGCGGCTACCAGCGCTACGCCGAGACGTTGCGCGAGCAGGCCAATCTCGCTCATCGCCTTCGCTACGTCGCCAGCCGCCGACAGCGGTGGAACCCGGCGGATGCCTACTGCTCGCCGCGCTTCTGGATGTTCATGCCCGAGCAGATCGGCGCGTGGATGGGCGTGATGCCGCTCACGGCACTCGACGTCGCCAACGCGATGCGCGAAGACATGTCAGGCGCCGCGCCGCTCGTCCATCGCATGCGGCGTCTGGATGTGCACACCTATCTGCCCGGCGCGGTGCTCGCCAAAGTGGATCGCATGACCATGGCGCACGGGCTCGAAGCGCGCAGCCCGTTTCTCGATCCGGACGTCGCAGCCTTCGCCGCCCGCCTGCCCTCGCGCCTGGCCGGCACGGCCCAGCGGCTCAAGCCAATGCTGCGCGACCTGCTGGCGCGGCGGCTGCCCGCCGAGTGGGCGCAGCGGCCCAAGAAAGGATTCGGCCTGCCCTCCGCCTCGTGGAGTCGGTCGAGCATGATCGATCTTTGCGACGAATTGCTGCTCGCCGGCGATGGGCGCTGTCGCGGTCTGCTCGACTGCAAAGCGCTGTCCGGGTGGGTCAATGCGCAGCGCCGCCCCGAGTCCTTCAGCGTCTACCAGGTCTGGACCATGCTCGTGCTCGAACTGTGGCTCCGTCGGCTCGACGATCAGCCGGCGCCGCCGAGCGTGCAGACTGTTACCCTCGCCCAGCCGGTGAGCCGCTGA
- a CDS encoding inorganic diphosphatase, translated as MSPQHASINPFMLVPPGPDVPNTVNVIVEIPKGRRSKFELDKTTGLLKLDRYLYSSAHYPGDYGFIPQTLAEDHDPLDILVMVNEPTFSGCLIEARPLGLFRMTDRGDNDFKVLAVPATDPTFAEFRDLWRVPSHFLREVEHFFATYKQLEDSGDVKTLGWHDAAAAHAEIEESIRRYKDLPSPVAAGS; from the coding sequence ATGTCGCCGCAGCACGCGTCGATCAACCCGTTCATGCTCGTGCCGCCCGGCCCCGACGTGCCGAACACCGTCAACGTCATCGTCGAAATCCCGAAGGGCCGGCGGAGCAAGTTTGAACTCGACAAGACCACCGGTCTTCTCAAACTCGACCGCTACCTTTATTCCTCCGCGCACTATCCCGGCGACTACGGCTTCATTCCGCAGACGCTGGCCGAAGACCACGACCCGCTTGACATTCTCGTCATGGTCAACGAGCCGACGTTTTCGGGCTGCCTCATCGAGGCCCGGCCGCTGGGGCTGTTTCGCATGACCGATCGTGGCGACAACGACTTCAAGGTGCTCGCGGTCCCCGCGACCGATCCGACGTTCGCCGAATTCCGCGATCTGTGGCGCGTGCCCTCGCACTTCCTGCGCGAGGTAGAGCACTTCTTCGCCACCTACAAGCAACTGGAAGACTCCGGCGACGTGAAGACGCTCGGCTGGCACGACGCCGCCGCGGCCCACGCGGAGATTGAAGAATCCATACGGCGCTACAAGGATTTGCCCTCGCCCGTCGCGGCGGGATCGTAA
- a CDS encoding glycosyltransferase codes for MATAARLLAHVLSGDRRTPAALERTSLILVAQGRLDQTELRLLFPRLQRCVIIQDDATAELLPEVAGASTPQLQHVRWNPRLPGGFDRDAAGLLRSAGSTAVFLKPHGEASGRMLRDLRRAGVRWAIFDEHGRWLRVSIAQALIGKVRLNGAMPGADGRPGLQRLAWTIDRSVLRVVRAVAMHGAVSERAQAERDAVRQFAAVWRRSQRPAAAAPSGKQVRRIMHFVSSLDSGGAERQVVSLAIAQRHAGLDATVRTQTPLSGQHAHYAPLLAEAGVEARQAGAMDIAAVDALTEYLRADERLRKLIRATPTCIRDGVLDVLAELLAHPPDVLHCWLDEPNVLGGIAGLIAGVPRIILSTRNVNPAHFPHLHKPWMQPCYLLLAGESRITLVGNSKAGIEDYARWIGIEPHRFVLLRNAVPPEAFDAPAADDVIAARERLGVAPHQPLVVAVMRLSQEKRPDVFVEVIRRLRLVHADCTAALVGVGPLAASIQRRIESLHLESAVHLLGQRRDVRTLLAAADVVLLTSDHEGTPNCLLEALALAKGVVATDAGGTAEIIEHERTGLLADRGDVGALSAAVSRLLNAPELRDQLGRAGREVIRERFSLPAILERTLATYIR; via the coding sequence ATGGCGACGGCGGCACGACTGCTCGCGCATGTCCTCTCCGGCGACCGCCGCACGCCTGCGGCGCTGGAGCGCACCTCGCTCATCCTCGTCGCGCAGGGCCGGCTCGACCAGACCGAACTGCGGCTGCTCTTCCCGCGGTTGCAGCGATGCGTGATCATCCAGGACGACGCCACGGCAGAACTGCTCCCCGAAGTTGCCGGCGCCTCAACGCCGCAACTCCAGCACGTCCGCTGGAACCCGCGGTTGCCCGGCGGATTCGATCGCGACGCCGCGGGTCTGTTGAGAAGCGCCGGCTCGACCGCCGTGTTTCTCAAGCCGCATGGCGAAGCGAGCGGCCGCATGCTGCGCGACCTGCGCCGCGCGGGTGTGCGCTGGGCCATCTTCGACGAGCACGGCCGCTGGCTGCGCGTGTCGATTGCGCAGGCGCTGATCGGCAAAGTCCGCCTCAACGGCGCCATGCCGGGCGCTGACGGCCGGCCGGGCCTGCAACGCCTCGCTTGGACGATTGACCGCTCGGTGCTGCGCGTCGTGCGAGCCGTGGCGATGCACGGGGCGGTCAGCGAGCGAGCGCAGGCCGAGCGTGATGCGGTCCGGCAGTTCGCCGCAGTGTGGCGCCGCTCGCAGCGGCCGGCCGCTGCGGCGCCGAGCGGCAAGCAGGTGCGGCGGATCATGCACTTTGTCAGCAGCCTCGACTCGGGCGGGGCCGAGCGCCAGGTCGTCAGTCTCGCCATCGCGCAGCGGCACGCCGGTCTCGACGCAACCGTGCGAACGCAGACGCCGCTGTCCGGCCAGCACGCGCACTACGCGCCGCTGCTGGCCGAGGCGGGCGTCGAAGCGCGCCAGGCCGGCGCGATGGACATTGCGGCTGTTGACGCGCTGACTGAGTACCTCCGCGCCGACGAGCGGCTGCGGAAACTCATCCGCGCCACGCCGACCTGCATTCGCGACGGAGTGCTCGACGTGCTCGCCGAACTGCTCGCGCACCCGCCCGACGTGCTGCACTGCTGGCTGGATGAGCCCAACGTGCTGGGAGGCATCGCGGGGTTGATCGCCGGTGTGCCGCGCATCATTCTCTCCACGCGCAACGTCAACCCGGCTCACTTTCCCCACCTCCACAAGCCGTGGATGCAGCCGTGCTATCTCCTGCTCGCGGGTGAGTCGCGCATCACGCTGGTCGGCAATTCGAAAGCGGGAATCGAAGACTACGCGCGGTGGATCGGCATCGAGCCGCACCGGTTCGTGCTTCTGCGCAACGCCGTCCCGCCCGAGGCATTCGACGCGCCGGCGGCCGATGATGTCATCGCCGCTCGCGAGCGACTCGGCGTCGCGCCCCATCAGCCGCTCGTGGTCGCCGTGATGCGCCTATCGCAGGAGAAGCGGCCGGATGTGTTCGTCGAAGTCATCCGCCGGCTGCGACTCGTGCACGCCGACTGCACGGCGGCGCTCGTCGGCGTCGGCCCGCTCGCCGCCTCAATTCAGCGTCGAATCGAGTCGCTGCACCTGGAGAGCGCTGTTCATCTGCTGGGTCAGCGGCGCGATGTGCGCACGCTGCTTGCTGCCGCGGATGTCGTGCTGCTGACTTCTGATCATGAAGGCACGCCCAACTGCCTGCTCGAAGCGCTTGCCCTGGCCAAGGGCGTCGTCGCCACCGACGCAGGCGGCACGGCGGAAATCATCGAGCATGAGCGGACGGGGCTGCTGGCCGATCGCGGCGACGTCGGCGCACTCTCCGCCGCCGTCAGTCGTCTGCTCAACGCGCCGGAGTTGCGCGATCAGTTGGGCCGGGCCGGGCGCGAAGTGATCCGCGAAAGATTCAGCCTGCCGGCGATCCTCGAGCGCACGCTCGCCACTTACATCCGCTGA
- a CDS encoding zinc-dependent peptidase: MPIGRLIHWITGFRRRRRRKLRARPFPPPWRGILERRSGSWRRLGPADRAELLGHIQVFLAEKNFEGCGGLAITDEIRVTIAAEACVLLLHREDEYFPLLRSVLVYPTEYVAPTLEHLDDGTVAEDHQPRLGESWDQGSLVLSWADVLSGAENARDGHNVVLHEFAHQIDEQYGLSEADPRTAPNDAARQWAEVFGRAFDRFVGEVHRGRAGPIDPYGATNEAEFFAVVTETFFERPADLRRYDTDLYDQWSRFYRQDPISWRS; encoded by the coding sequence GTGCCGATCGGGCGACTCATTCATTGGATCACGGGTTTTCGCCGCCGGCGCCGCCGCAAATTGCGCGCCCGGCCGTTCCCGCCGCCATGGCGCGGCATCCTGGAGCGGCGCAGCGGGTCGTGGCGGCGCCTGGGCCCGGCGGACCGGGCCGAACTGCTCGGCCACATTCAGGTCTTCCTCGCCGAGAAGAATTTCGAGGGCTGCGGCGGACTGGCGATCACCGACGAAATCCGCGTGACCATCGCCGCGGAAGCCTGCGTGCTGCTGCTCCACCGCGAAGATGAGTACTTCCCGCTGCTGCGTTCGGTGCTGGTGTATCCGACCGAATACGTCGCGCCCACCCTGGAGCACCTTGACGACGGCACGGTCGCGGAGGATCATCAGCCGCGACTGGGCGAGTCATGGGACCAGGGCTCGCTCGTGCTGTCGTGGGCTGATGTGCTCAGCGGCGCGGAGAACGCTCGCGACGGGCACAACGTCGTGCTGCACGAGTTCGCGCATCAGATCGACGAGCAATACGGCCTGTCGGAGGCCGATCCGCGCACCGCGCCCAACGACGCCGCCCGGCAGTGGGCGGAGGTCTTCGGCCGCGCGTTCGACCGGTTCGTCGGCGAGGTCCATCGTGGCCGCGCCGGGCCGATCGACCCTTACGGCGCGACGAATGAAGCCGAGTTCTTCGCGGTCGTCACCGAGACGTTCTTTGAGCGGCCGGCTGATCTGCGCCGGTACGACACCGATCTGTACGACCAGTGGTCGCGCTTCTACCGGCAGGATCCGATCTCCTGGCGCTCCTGA